One genomic window of Augochlora pura isolate Apur16 chromosome 5, APUR_v2.2.1, whole genome shotgun sequence includes the following:
- the Dcp2 gene encoding decapping mRNA 2 isoform X1 — MVDHSIPSDILDDLSSRFIINVPEEERKDLVRICFQIELAHWFYLDFYCTEENPKLRPCGMREFATHIFFHIPFLKLHVANIDNILDKWREYKQNVPTFGAIVLNEDLTKVLLVQSYWAKSSWSFPKGKVNADEDPSHCAVREVLEETGFDISNLIDENEYIESMINEQLVRLYIICGVQKDTKFQPKTRKEIKNVDWFSVADLPNNKKDLTPKVKMGVGPNAFFMVIPFVRRMRRWIQEKHLQDKLKTTIRRHRHKSLGDVESVSKSKRQQQQQTQQQQQLFSQFGQNDATSIKDFINIRQSNTSPARNRVWVKCPRRMHDNSYDSKTAASKTAIKRNLFGEQNEDETFLAKQLAESPRNQSNCAFLMDPAIQSVKCNEFDYETQDFRRDITDQASQHEESENIELNKALLFDKALNKLPTDLKNHNPFIAMNYNARFDSTDDFDTRRYSTQLNSLIWEHFKFDKQAILNCL, encoded by the exons ATGGTGGATCACTCGATACCATCGGACATTCTTGACGATCTCAGCAG TCGATTCATCATCAACGTACCCGAAGAAGAGCGGAAAGATTTAGTTCGAATATGTTTTCAGATTGAACTGGCTCACTggttttatttagatttttattgtacggAGGAAAATCCCAAACTTAGACCATGTGGTATGAGAGAATTTGCTACGcacatattttttcatataccGTTTTTAAAACTCCATGTAGCGAACATAGATAATATTCTTGATAAATGGCGggaatataaacaaaatgttCCCACGTTTGGTGCTATCGTACTGAACGAAGACTTAACTAAAGTACTGCTGGTACAAAGTTACTGGGCAAAAAGTAGTTGGAGCTTTCCTAAAGGGAAGGTCAACGCGGATGAAGATCCTTCTCATTGTGCTGTGCGAGAAGTTTTAGAAGAAACCGGCTTTGATATCTCGAATCTGATAGACGAGAATGAATATATCGAGTCAATGATAAATGAGCAATTAGTgagattatatataatatgtggTGTACAAAAGGATACAAAGTTTCAACCGAaaacaagaaaagaaataaaaaatgtagacTGGTTTTCAGTAGCAGATTTACCAAACAACAAGAAGGACTTGACACCAAAAGTGAAAATGGGAGTTGGtccaaatgcattttttatggTAATTCCTTTTGTAAG GAGAATGAGACGTTGGATACAAGAGAAACATTTACAAGATAAACTTAAAACCACGATACGAAGGCATAGACACAAATCTCTTGGTGATGTTGAAAGTGTTTCAAAAAGTAAAcgacagcagcagcaacaaacgcaacaacaacaacagctaTTTTCTCAGTTTGGTCAA AATGACGCTACAAGTATTaaggattttataaatattcgacAATCAAATACCTCACCCGCTCGAAATCGGGTATGGGTGAAATGTCCTCGACGTATGCATGACAATTCGTACGATAGTAAAACTGCTGCATCGAAAACAGCAATTAAACGTAATTTATTCGGTGAACAAAATGAAGATGAAACTTTTCTTGCTAAACAATTGGCAGAGAGTCCACGGAATCAATCAAATTGTGCATTTTTAATGGATCCTGCCATTCAGTCTGTGAAATGCAATGAGTTCGATTACGAAACGCAAGATTTTCGAAGAGATATTACCG ATCAAGCATCTCAACATGAAGAATCAGAaaacattgaattaaataaagctttaTTATTTGACAAAGCACTGAACAAATTACCGACAGACTTAAAGAATCATAACCCGTTCATTGCAATGAATTATAATGCCCGATTTGATTCGACAGACGATTTCGACACTCGGAGATATTCCACGCAGCTAAATTCACTAATTTGGGAACACTTCAAGTTTGATAAACAAGCaatattgaattgtttataa
- the Dcp2 gene encoding decapping mRNA 2 isoform X2: MREFATHIFFHIPFLKLHVANIDNILDKWREYKQNVPTFGAIVLNEDLTKVLLVQSYWAKSSWSFPKGKVNADEDPSHCAVREVLEETGFDISNLIDENEYIESMINEQLVRLYIICGVQKDTKFQPKTRKEIKNVDWFSVADLPNNKKDLTPKVKMGVGPNAFFMVIPFVRRMRRWIQEKHLQDKLKTTIRRHRHKSLGDVESVSKSKRQQQQQTQQQQQLFSQFGQNDATSIKDFINIRQSNTSPARNRVWVKCPRRMHDNSYDSKTAASKTAIKRNLFGEQNEDETFLAKQLAESPRNQSNCAFLMDPAIQSVKCNEFDYETQDFRRDITDQASQHEESENIELNKALLFDKALNKLPTDLKNHNPFIAMNYNARFDSTDDFDTRRYSTQLNSLIWEHFKFDKQAILNCL; this comes from the exons ATGAGAGAATTTGCTACGcacatattttttcatataccGTTTTTAAAACTCCATGTAGCGAACATAGATAATATTCTTGATAAATGGCGggaatataaacaaaatgttCCCACGTTTGGTGCTATCGTACTGAACGAAGACTTAACTAAAGTACTGCTGGTACAAAGTTACTGGGCAAAAAGTAGTTGGAGCTTTCCTAAAGGGAAGGTCAACGCGGATGAAGATCCTTCTCATTGTGCTGTGCGAGAAGTTTTAGAAGAAACCGGCTTTGATATCTCGAATCTGATAGACGAGAATGAATATATCGAGTCAATGATAAATGAGCAATTAGTgagattatatataatatgtggTGTACAAAAGGATACAAAGTTTCAACCGAaaacaagaaaagaaataaaaaatgtagacTGGTTTTCAGTAGCAGATTTACCAAACAACAAGAAGGACTTGACACCAAAAGTGAAAATGGGAGTTGGtccaaatgcattttttatggTAATTCCTTTTGTAAG GAGAATGAGACGTTGGATACAAGAGAAACATTTACAAGATAAACTTAAAACCACGATACGAAGGCATAGACACAAATCTCTTGGTGATGTTGAAAGTGTTTCAAAAAGTAAAcgacagcagcagcaacaaacgcaacaacaacaacagctaTTTTCTCAGTTTGGTCAA AATGACGCTACAAGTATTaaggattttataaatattcgacAATCAAATACCTCACCCGCTCGAAATCGGGTATGGGTGAAATGTCCTCGACGTATGCATGACAATTCGTACGATAGTAAAACTGCTGCATCGAAAACAGCAATTAAACGTAATTTATTCGGTGAACAAAATGAAGATGAAACTTTTCTTGCTAAACAATTGGCAGAGAGTCCACGGAATCAATCAAATTGTGCATTTTTAATGGATCCTGCCATTCAGTCTGTGAAATGCAATGAGTTCGATTACGAAACGCAAGATTTTCGAAGAGATATTACCG ATCAAGCATCTCAACATGAAGAATCAGAaaacattgaattaaataaagctttaTTATTTGACAAAGCACTGAACAAATTACCGACAGACTTAAAGAATCATAACCCGTTCATTGCAATGAATTATAATGCCCGATTTGATTCGACAGACGATTTCGACACTCGGAGATATTCCACGCAGCTAAATTCACTAATTTGGGAACACTTCAAGTTTGATAAACAAGCaatattgaattgtttataa
- the Ho gene encoding heme oxygenase codes for MSNKGEDTFCKKMRKATREIHTISDALVNAKLAIGLFNDSTWASGLLVFYEIFSYLEAAMHRLKNTKIGLFPIDKLARTNAFETDLNFYLGEGWKRNYSPRDSVVKYLRHLREIEDTDPLLLIAYIYHLYMGLLSGGIILRKKRQLMQKILPFKVDDTHGNNITNFECSIYELKQTVRDTMNKIAETLDEDTRNKLIEESKIVFSLNNEIIRSIESTSSILSKRSLYFITILAVVLPICIILFKNSNLF; via the exons ATGTCGAACAAAGGTGAAGATACATTTTGTAAGAAAATGCGAAAAGCAACGAGAGAAATTCACACGATCAGTGACGCTTTAGTGAATGCTAAATTAGCAATTG GACTTTTCAATGATTCTACATGGGCATCTGgtcttttagtattttatgaaatattctcATATCTAGAAGCTGCTATGCacagattaaaaaatactaagaTAGGATTATTTCCAATCGATAAACTAGCACGTACAAATGCTTTCGAAACCGATCTAAACTTTTACTTAGGAGAAGGGTGGAAGAGAAACTACAGCCCTAG GGATAGTGTCGTCAAATACCTGAGGCACTTAAGGGAAATAGAAGATACAGATCCTCTATTACTGATAGCATACATTTACCATCTATACATGGGTCTTCTTAGCGGAGGAATTATTCTGCGTAAAAAACGGCAACTAATGCAGAAGATTTTACCATTTAAAGTAGATGATACCCatggtaataatattacaaattttgaGTGTAGCATCTATGAGCTTAAACAAACCGTGCGGGACACAATGAATAAGATTGCAGAGACATTGGACGAAGACACAAGAAATAAACTTATCGAAGAGAGTAAAAtagttttttcattaaataatgaGATTATTAGAAGTATTGAAAGTACAAGCAGTATTCTTTCAAAAAGATCATTGTACTTCATTACCATTCTTGCGGTAGTTCTTCcaatttgtataattctttTCAAGAATtctaatcttttttaa